The following proteins come from a genomic window of Gynuella sunshinyii YC6258:
- a CDS encoding porin, whose protein sequence is MKKMALSIAVSTVVAASGASAATILEQDNLKLNLEGDFQVNFEKSRVKDSKVQMEYDDLEIKFKPTYTLDNGMTAFGVLEIDFNKEGDSGAAKNLDDGYVGLGYMGGKVSMGDMVYASDDFGIGEDYELGMDTAFANTSGSDVIKAEYSTDMFTVKASYDMEENHGSGDKDESAFDLYGETSFGDITVAGAFQSYKADGDADEVNNFGASISYSVDMFSVAAEVSSSEGFIVDNINIEDAVEYQIAGTYSATDAVTLAAGIGQILPDNDDIANITVYYVNAKYAFAEKAYVFAEIGGADTDDVDTDLGYAAGLAVKF, encoded by the coding sequence ATGAAAAAAATGGCCTTATCGATTGCTGTTTCAACAGTGGTAGCTGCTTCTGGCGCATCTGCGGCAACAATTTTGGAGCAAGACAACCTCAAACTGAATCTGGAAGGTGATTTCCAGGTTAACTTTGAGAAGAGCAGAGTCAAAGATAGCAAAGTACAGATGGAATATGATGATCTGGAAATAAAATTCAAACCTACTTATACCCTTGATAATGGAATGACCGCTTTCGGAGTTCTTGAAATTGATTTCAACAAAGAAGGTGACAGTGGAGCCGCAAAAAATCTAGACGATGGTTATGTCGGCTTAGGTTACATGGGCGGCAAAGTTTCCATGGGTGATATGGTTTATGCATCAGATGATTTTGGCATCGGTGAAGACTATGAACTAGGAATGGATACTGCATTTGCTAACACTTCAGGCTCTGATGTTATCAAAGCCGAGTACAGTACTGATATGTTCACTGTTAAAGCCTCTTATGATATGGAAGAGAATCATGGTAGCGGTGACAAAGATGAGTCTGCCTTTGATCTTTATGGCGAAACTTCATTTGGTGATATCACTGTTGCGGGTGCATTTCAATCTTATAAAGCTGATGGCGACGCCGATGAAGTTAATAACTTCGGTGCAAGTATCTCTTACTCTGTAGATATGTTTAGTGTTGCAGCAGAAGTGTCTAGTAGTGAAGGATTTATAGTCGATAATATCAATATCGAAGACGCTGTTGAATATCAAATCGCTGGTACTTATAGTGCCACAGATGCAGTAACTTTGGCTGCTGGCATTGGCCAAATCCTGCCAGACAACGATGATATCGCAAATATCACGGTTTATTATGTAAACGCTAAATACGCTTTTGCTGAAAAAGCATATGTTTTTGCAGAAATTGGTGGCGCTGACACTGATGATGTAGATACAGACCTGGGTTACGCTGCTGGCTTGGCTGTTAAGTTCTAA
- a CDS encoding questin oxidase family protein: MVTAVQYESVFSQWAPDHHNGLSNHLPMAILALIRLGANEQDIEEFSKLYCRQLDPLQEIPAQILTKQELLSLIGKGEKFYQVQFTFDHLIQKNGAEDTLRTWLPILCTGPSTRAFHPLIRLGYALQFQLNSEVAHALADWLVHLVSYPWPNNHHSSHPGSLESLISDLQNKRQSFQPITHRLIDDELRAVTLFPEYQSLVLQPGTSDLNLADMQKVALSWYIQSHDFCALHAITGGYAFNMTIPYLENPYFAIKTFWLSLVLAYLSRSPVDTKEKTSISTDLSTLKSKAIASMDAHTIKLADICLQQYEMTGDIKYLEAAWTRI, from the coding sequence ATGGTTACAGCTGTTCAATATGAATCGGTGTTTAGTCAATGGGCACCAGATCACCACAATGGTCTTTCCAATCATCTACCAATGGCCATATTGGCATTAATTCGCCTGGGTGCTAATGAACAGGATATAGAAGAGTTCTCGAAACTATATTGTCGCCAACTTGATCCATTACAAGAGATTCCGGCTCAGATCCTGACCAAACAGGAACTACTGTCTTTAATAGGAAAGGGAGAGAAGTTTTATCAGGTACAGTTTACTTTCGATCATTTGATCCAAAAGAACGGAGCAGAAGATACACTCAGAACCTGGCTTCCCATCTTATGTACGGGGCCTTCTACCCGGGCATTTCATCCGCTAATTCGCTTGGGTTATGCTCTACAATTCCAGCTAAATAGCGAAGTTGCTCATGCATTGGCAGACTGGCTGGTTCATTTGGTCAGTTACCCCTGGCCGAATAACCACCACTCTTCCCATCCAGGCAGTCTGGAGAGTCTAATTTCTGACCTCCAAAATAAAAGACAATCTTTTCAACCAATAACACATCGATTGATTGATGATGAACTCCGGGCCGTCACTCTGTTTCCCGAATATCAATCTCTGGTCTTACAGCCTGGAACCAGCGACCTGAACCTTGCAGATATGCAAAAGGTTGCCCTTAGCTGGTATATACAAAGCCATGACTTCTGCGCTTTACATGCTATTACAGGTGGTTATGCATTCAATATGACTATTCCATACCTGGAAAACCCCTACTTCGCTATTAAGACATTTTGGTTGAGTCTGGTGCTCGCCTACCTGTCTCGCTCCCCTGTTGATACAAAAGAAAAAACATCGATTTCAACAGATCTGAGTACCTTGAAGTCTAAGGCAATAGCATCCATGGATGCTCATACCATCAAGTTGGCGGATATCTGTCTTCAGCAATACGAAATGACGGGCGATATAAAATATCTGGAGGCCGCCTGGACCCGTATATAA
- the yfbR gene encoding 5'-deoxynucleotidase has protein sequence MSYTSRFFAYLNRLSLIKRWGLMHNTVSENVMEHSWQVATIAHTLGVIGKDIFGKEYQPEMIATAALYHDCSEIITGDMPSPIKYYSGVIADAYKAIENEAEQQLLALLPDKLKPEFKRFLVHENIAPHVKTLVKAADLISAYLKCQQELDRGNSEFKTAAKEIERTIRELELVEVDYFMATFVESYQLTLDELLAKHDSEN, from the coding sequence TTGTCCTACACGAGTCGTTTTTTTGCTTATCTAAACCGCTTAAGCCTGATAAAACGTTGGGGGCTTATGCACAACACAGTATCTGAGAATGTCATGGAACATAGTTGGCAAGTTGCCACTATTGCCCATACTCTCGGTGTCATCGGCAAGGATATATTCGGGAAAGAATATCAGCCTGAAATGATAGCCACAGCCGCCTTGTATCATGATTGTAGTGAAATCATCACCGGTGACATGCCATCACCTATCAAATATTACTCTGGAGTGATAGCTGATGCTTATAAAGCTATCGAGAATGAAGCTGAGCAGCAACTCCTGGCATTGCTACCCGATAAGCTAAAGCCTGAGTTCAAGCGCTTCCTGGTACATGAAAATATCGCTCCACATGTAAAAACCCTGGTCAAAGCAGCGGATCTAATCAGCGCATATCTGAAGTGTCAACAGGAACTTGATCGTGGAAACAGTGAGTTTAAAACCGCCGCCAAAGAAATCGAACGGACCATTCGCGAACTTGAGCTGGTCGAAGTGGATTATTTCATGGCGACCTTTGTGGAAAGCTATCAGTTGACCTTAGATGAACTCCTGGCCAAACACGATAGCGAGAACTGA
- a CDS encoding TRAP transporter substrate-binding protein, producing MKKSDALKRREILKKGLTGAGVVATAATISAPAIAANRMEVTMVSTWPRDFPGLGTGAQRFAKRVTDMTDGRISIKYYAAGERVGAFDAVDHVASGDAQLYHGAEYYWKGKHPGFAYFTAVPFGLTCSEMNAWIRFGGGQELWDELSAQFGLKGLMCGNTGVQMGGWFRKEINTPDDFKGLKFRMPGLGGDVIAKLGASPVSLPGGQIYENLISGSIDATEWVGPWNDQIMKFYEAAKYYYYPGMHEPGSMLSIGMNKKWWDSLSKSDQLIIEAAASMENDVMFAEYTAKNGAALQQLITQQGVKLRKFSDEIYDAFGEASEEVYEEVQKHSSLAKNIHSSFVKARKETGAWAKISDVEYIAQRNRVLGF from the coding sequence ATGAAAAAATCTGATGCATTAAAAAGACGTGAAATACTTAAAAAGGGACTGACGGGAGCGGGTGTTGTAGCTACCGCTGCTACAATTTCCGCGCCAGCCATTGCTGCAAATCGCATGGAAGTTACCATGGTTTCTACTTGGCCCAGAGATTTTCCGGGCCTTGGAACCGGTGCTCAAAGGTTTGCCAAACGTGTAACAGACATGACAGATGGTCGTATTTCCATCAAATACTATGCTGCCGGAGAACGGGTTGGAGCTTTCGATGCCGTCGATCACGTGGCTTCCGGTGACGCACAGCTTTACCACGGTGCAGAGTACTACTGGAAAGGGAAACACCCTGGTTTCGCTTATTTTACTGCGGTTCCTTTTGGCCTGACTTGCAGTGAAATGAATGCATGGATTCGCTTTGGCGGTGGGCAGGAACTTTGGGATGAACTGTCCGCGCAGTTTGGCCTGAAAGGGTTAATGTGTGGGAATACAGGCGTGCAGATGGGAGGCTGGTTTCGCAAAGAAATCAACACACCTGATGACTTTAAGGGTTTAAAATTCCGTATGCCTGGTCTGGGTGGAGATGTCATCGCCAAACTGGGAGCCTCTCCAGTTTCTTTACCCGGCGGTCAAATCTATGAAAACCTGATTTCCGGTTCCATTGATGCCACGGAATGGGTTGGTCCATGGAATGACCAAATCATGAAGTTCTATGAAGCAGCAAAATATTACTATTATCCTGGCATGCACGAGCCAGGCTCTATGCTTTCAATCGGTATGAATAAAAAATGGTGGGATAGCCTGTCCAAATCAGATCAGCTGATCATCGAAGCAGCAGCGTCCATGGAAAACGACGTTATGTTTGCCGAATACACTGCCAAAAATGGTGCCGCGTTACAGCAGCTTATCACCCAGCAGGGAGTAAAGCTCAGAAAGTTCAGTGACGAAATCTATGATGCTTTCGGAGAAGCCAGCGAAGAAGTATATGAAGAAGTACAAAAACATAGTTCTCTCGCAAAGAATATACATTCGAGCTTTGTCAAAGCGCGCAAAGAAACAGGTGCCTGGGCCAAAATATCAGACGTTGAATATATCGCCCAACGTAACAGGGTACTTGGCTTTTAA
- a CDS encoding TRAP transporter small permease subunit: MNSTSLKEEPKNKLSTTVNSKTLEVTARVVAASVIFLTACFLLNNYLNFWHAWPGMLIFLNSGLNLPDSNSLGWLQVISYLLVIPAAVLYVYRNATDTLIENAHKWDSLVRFIIRAAFWAVFLIGLFDSLISFLRIEGFLPYVVGDNLSTQLGRSNFRGLYLHFPLIGLSVLIAAMVKKIDFFWLALMVVLTEFGIVISRFVFSYEQAFMGDLVRFWYAALFLFASAYTFFHDGHVRVDVLYGRFSKHTKAWTNILGILFLGLPLCWIILSTGMWEKTSSIISPLVNYEITQSNYGLYVKYLMVFYLIIFAVTMIIQFCSYFLTNIADLLGQSDEDPSVAFLQDH, encoded by the coding sequence ATGAACTCAACTAGCCTGAAGGAAGAGCCAAAAAACAAGCTCTCCACCACAGTCAATTCTAAAACCCTGGAAGTGACTGCAAGAGTTGTTGCTGCATCAGTGATTTTCCTGACAGCCTGCTTTCTATTAAATAATTACCTCAATTTCTGGCATGCCTGGCCAGGCATGCTGATTTTTTTAAACTCGGGACTAAACCTCCCTGACAGTAATTCATTAGGGTGGTTACAAGTTATCAGTTACCTGCTCGTTATACCCGCAGCTGTCTTATACGTATACCGAAACGCCACGGATACGTTGATAGAAAACGCCCACAAATGGGACTCCCTGGTTAGATTTATTATCAGAGCAGCATTCTGGGCGGTATTTTTGATCGGCCTATTCGACAGTCTCATCTCCTTCTTGCGTATAGAAGGCTTTCTTCCCTATGTGGTAGGTGACAACCTATCGACTCAACTCGGACGATCAAATTTTCGCGGTCTCTATCTGCATTTTCCCTTAATTGGACTCTCAGTTTTGATCGCCGCCATGGTGAAAAAAATTGATTTTTTCTGGCTGGCTTTAATGGTCGTGCTGACGGAGTTCGGCATAGTTATCTCCCGCTTTGTTTTTTCCTACGAACAAGCATTCATGGGAGATCTGGTCAGGTTCTGGTACGCCGCCCTGTTCCTGTTTGCCAGTGCCTATACCTTCTTTCATGACGGCCATGTGCGTGTAGATGTCCTTTATGGGCGATTCAGTAAGCACACCAAAGCATGGACAAATATTCTTGGGATTTTGTTTCTTGGGTTACCACTCTGCTGGATCATTCTATCAACGGGCATGTGGGAAAAAACCAGTAGCATTATCAGTCCGCTTGTTAATTACGAGATCACCCAAAGCAATTATGGGTTGTACGTGAAATATCTGATGGTGTTCTACCTGATCATTTTTGCAGTAACCATGATCATTCAGTTCTGTAGCTATTTCCTGACTAACATTGCAGACCTACTCGGTCAAAGTGATGAAGATCCATCAGTAGCCTTTTTACAAGATCATTAG